A stretch of the Musa acuminata AAA Group cultivar baxijiao chromosome BXJ2-7, Cavendish_Baxijiao_AAA, whole genome shotgun sequence genome encodes the following:
- the LOC135617897 gene encoding probable sugar phosphate/phosphate translocator At1g06470, translating to MEEKSREEEAVAAADTEVNAVEVGKEEDHHKPVLRRDPSFSRWCDVNGILRSNAAADAGSPETSSAAEESEEFELPLLHQGRSEEADAETEDQMRSQSFRQRSMCSGNANDSATKYAPLDIENGVHASDSIAKLQSLEQSKESPISAVIVFKTLFYILGWYTFSTCLTVYNKTLLGDHLGKFPAPLLMNTVHFSMQAILSNAIVYIQSRISESNRNTMSWKDYFIRVIPTAIATALDVNLSNESLVFISVTFATMCKSASPIFLLVFAFVFRLETPSFKLLGIILIISAGVLLTVAKETEFEFWGFLFVMLSAVMSGFRWCMTQILLQKEAYGLKNPIALMSYVTPVMALITAVLSLLLDPWQKFKGNNYFNSSKHIMQSCLLMLLGGALAFFMVLTEYILVSATSAVTVTVAGIVKEALTIMVAVFYFHDQFTWLKGFGLFTIMVGVSLFNWYKYHKLMKGQQTENEGTYSRSIDRAAKYVILDDMELQDA from the exons ATGGAAGAgaagagtagagaagaagaagcagttgCAGCAGCAGACACTGAAGTTAACGCCGTCGAGGTCGGTAAAGAAGAGGACCACCATAAGCCAGTGCTGCGCAGGGATCCTTCGTTCTCGCGGTGGTGCGACGTGAACGGGATCTTGCGATCGAATGCTGCGGCCGATGCTGGATCCCCGGAGACCAGCTCGGCGGCCGAAGAATCCGAAGAGTTCGAACTGCCGTTGCTCCATCAGGGCAGGTCCGAGGAAGCGGACGCGGAGACCGAGGACCAGATGAGATCCCAAAGTTTTCGCCAGAGAAGCATGTGCTCGGGCAACGCGAATGACAGTGCAACGAAGTACGCTCCTCTGGACATCGAGAACGGTGTGCACGCCAGCGATTCGATAGCGAAGCTCCAGTCGTTGGAGCAGTCCAAAGAGAGCCCCATCTCTGCCGTGATCGTGTTCAAAACTCTGTTCTATATACTGGGCTGGTACACCTTCAGCACCTGCTTGACAGT GTACAATAAAACATTGTTAGGGGATCACTTGGGTAAATTTCCAGCTCCATTGCTGATGAATACAGTTCATTTTTCCATGCAAGCCATTTTATCCAATGCCATTGTGTATATTCAGTCTCGGATTTCTGAAAGCAACAGGAATACCATGTCATGGAAGGATTACTTCATCAGAG TTATCCCGACAGCTATTGCAACTGCATTGGATGTAAATCTGAGCAATGAGTCTCTTGTTTTCATATCTGTCACTTTTGCAACAATG TGTAAATCTGCCTCCCCGATATTTCTCCTTGTTTTTGCTTTTGTATTTAG GTTGGAGACTCCCAGTTTTAAGCTGTTAGGCATCATACTTATTATTTCTGCTGGTGTTCTGTTAACAG TTGCCAAAGAGACCGAGTTTGAATTCTGGGGCTTTCTTTTTGTTATGCTCTCAGCTGTAATGTCTGGTTTCCGCTGGTGCATGACTCAAATTCTGTTGCAG AAAGAGGCCTACG GTTTAAAGAATCCAATTGCTCTGATGAGCTATGTGACACCAGTAATGGCACTAATAACTGCAGTCCTCTCTCTCTTATTGGATCCATGGCAAAAGTTCAAGGGAAACAATTACTTTAATAGCTCAAAACACATAATGCAAAGCTGCCTACTTATGCTTCTTGGTGGAGCATTGGCATTTTTTATG GTTTTAACTGAATATATTCTCGTGTCAGCAACCAGTGCAGTAACAGTTACAGTAGCTGGCATTGTGAAGGAGGCTCTGACAATTATG GTTGCAGTATTTTACTTCCACGATCAATTTACCTGGTTAAAAGGATTTGGACTTTTTACAATTATGGTTGGGGTCAGTTTGTTTAATTGGTACAA ATATCACAAACTGATGAAAGGTCAGCAAACTGAAAATGAGGGAACATATTCTAGATCAATAGATAGAGCTGCAAAATATGTCATTCTTGATGATATGGAGCTTCAAGATGCTTGA
- the LOC135617898 gene encoding uncharacterized protein LOC135617898 — MSSNNNTLIYPRGWRNGNEHGSSQSPEHDRRPIWRPSVPHPLIRRPEEDLYNPWRLFEERVRTGPFGLTRFPSRPHSPVRILVLSGSADDRVNPRLTQFIRDSPPRIRGEWHLGQAAEPEDQGLTAEEFKKAMGKLRKQVYSPPYPPRRAWKRGLFSRRTDTGADDAEEEDGKDCTICLEAFLPTDQVLVTPCNHMFHNDCLVPWVKSQGKCPVCRFVLCERKEGGGPVRRSDGGANSNYFPHNASDLDDEELPLDLVTLIRAMEEAFGWVNYARAASHR, encoded by the exons ATGAGTTCCAACAACAATACCTTGATATACCCACGGGGTTGGAGGAATGGTAACGAGCATGGATCTTCGCAGTCCCCGGAACACGACCGCCGTCCGATCTGGCGGCCGAGCGTTCCTCATCCCCTGATCCGACGGCCG GAAGAAGACCTGTACAATCCATGGAGATTGTTCGAGGAAAGAGTGAGGACGGGGCCTTTCGGCCTGACACG CTTCCCTTCGCGGCCTCATTCTCCGGTACGAATCCTGGTCCTCAGTGGATCCGCCGACGACAGGGTGAACCCCAGGCTGACGCAGTTCATCAGGGATTCGCCGCCGCGGATCAGGGGCGAGTGGCACCTCGGCCAGGCGGCGGAGCCGGAGGACCAGGGCCTGACGGCCGAGGAGTTCAAGAAGGCCATGGGCAAGCTCAGGAAGCAGGTGTACAGCCCTCCCTACCCCCCGCGTAGGGCGTGGAAGCGCGGCCTCTTCAGCAGGAGGACCGACACCGGCGCCGACGACGCGGAGGAGGAAGACGGCAAGGACTGCACCATTTGCTTGGAGGCGTTCCTGCCGACCGACCAAGTCCTGGTGACGCCATGCAACCACATGTTCCACAACGACTGCTTGGTGCCGTGGGTGAAGAGCCAGGGGAAGTGCCCGGTGTGCAGGTTTGTGCTCTGCGAGAGGAAGGAGGGCGGCGGACCGGTCAGAAGAAGCGACGGCGGCGCCAATAGCAACTATTTCCCCCACAACGCGAGCGATTTGGATGACGAGGAGTTGCCTTTGGACCTCGTCACGCTCATCAGGGCCATGGAAGAGGCCTTCGGTTGGGTCAACTACGCCCGCGCAGCTTCTCACCGCTAG
- the LOC103992766 gene encoding uncharacterized protein LOC103992766, which translates to MGCAGSTLTKGEENTKKLRKPKPWKHNEPITRTHLKQMRDEFWDTAPHYGGQKEIWDALRAAAEADINLAQAIVDSAGIIISNADMTLCYDERGAKYELPKYVLSEPTNLIRDS; encoded by the exons ATGGGCTGCGCTGGATCCACTCTCACCAAAGGAGAAG AGAATACTAAGAAACTCCGTAAACCAAAGCCCTGGAAGCATAATGAGCCAATAACCCGCACACATCTCAAGCAGATGCGTGATGAATTCTGGGATACTGCTCCTCACTATGGTGGCCAAAAAG AGATATGGGATGCACTCCGAGCTGCAGCGGAAGCTGATATAAACCTTGCACAAGCTATAGTGGACAGTGCAGGCATAATTATTTCAAATGCTGACATGACTCTCTGCTATGATGAAAGAG GTGCAAAATATGAACTACCGAAGTATGTTTTGAGCGAGCCTACTAATTTGATTCGAGATAGCTGA
- the LOC135616256 gene encoding probable alpha,alpha-trehalose-phosphate synthase [UDP-forming] 7 → MMSRSYTNLLDLASGNFSALSLGGRSRRMSRTMTVPGSLSGLDEDDDRAISVSSDVPSSIAQDRVIIVANQLPVRARRRPDGHGWSFAWDDDSLLLQLKGGLPDDMEVLYVGSLRVHVDPREQDEVAQALLERFRCVPAFLPADVNERFYHGYCKQALWPLFHYMLPFSSSEHRAGGRFDRALWESYVLANKLFSQRIIEVINPEDDYIWIHDYHLMALPTFLRRRFNRLRMGFFLHSPFPSSEIYRTLPVREQILKALLNCDLIGFHTFDYARHFLSCCSRMLGLEYQSKRGYIGLDYFGRTVGIKIMPVGVHMGQLQSVLRLPDKEQRVEELRRQFEGKTVLLGVDDMDVFKGINLKLLAFEHMLKLHPEWQGRAVLVQIANPARGRGKDVESIQEEIVQSCERINKAFGNKGYSPVVFIDRPVPLVERIAFYTIAECVVVTAVRDGMNLTPYEYIVCRQGISGADSGSMAECPRKSMLVVSEFIGCSPSLSGAIRVNPWNFETTGEAMNEAIAVSDSEKQLRHDKHYKYVSTHDVSFWSKSFLHDLERTCKDHFRRRCWGIGLGFGFRVVALDPNFRKLSVDGIVSAYDKARSRAIFVDYDGTLVPQTSINKQPSAEIIRIINALCADKKNVIFVVSGRGRDSLGKWFSRCKKLGIAAEHGFFMRWTRDNEWEACSQSTDFGWMQMAEPVMKLYTEATDGSYMETKESALVWHHQYADPGFGSAQAKEMLDHLESVLANEPVLVKSGQFIVEVKPQGVSKGLVAEKILSSMMEDGRQADFVLCIGDDRSDEDMFEGIAGIMTRNLVAPHTSLFACTVGQKPSKAKYYLDDTTDVVSMLGALAESSETTSFPEEIPGPPPTLAENRTETSQ, encoded by the exons ATGATGTCCAGATCGTACACCAACCTCCTCGACCTCGCGTCGGGGAACTTCTCGGCGCTCAGCCTCGGCGGCCGGTCGCGGCGGATGTCGCGCACCATGACGGTCCCCGGCTCGCTCTCTGGGCTCGATGAGGACGACGACCGCGCTATCAGCGTTTCCTCCGACGTGCCCTCCTCCATCGCCCAGGACCGCGTCATCATCGTCGCTAATCAGCTTCCTGTCCGCGCCCGCCGTCGTCCCGACGGCCACGGCTGGTCCTTCGCCTGGGACGATGACTCTCTGCTCCTCCAGCTTAAGGGCGGCCTCCCGGACGACATGGAGGTCCTCTACGTCGGCTCCCTCCGCGTGCACGTCGACCCCCGAGAACAGGACGAGGTCGCACAGGCCCTCCTCGAGCGGTTCCGGTGCGTGCCGGCCTTCCTCCCTGCCGACGTCAACGAGCGGTTCTACCACGGCTACTGCAAGCAGGCGCTGTGGCCTCTCTTCCACTACATGCTCCCCTTTTCCTCCTCCGAGCACCGCGCAGGCGGCCGCTTCGACCGCGCCCTCTGGGAGTCTTACGTCCTAGCCAACAAACTCTTCTCACAGCGGATCATCGAGGTGATCAACCCCGAGGACGACTACATCTGGATCCACGACTACCACCTTATGGCCCTCCCCACCTTCCTCCGCCGCCGCTTCAACCGCCTCCGCATGGGCTTCTTCCTCCACAGCCCCTTCCCCTCCTCGGAGATCTACCGCACTCTCCCCGTCCGCGAGCAGATCCTCAAGGCCCTTCTCAACTGCGACCTCATCGGCTTCCACACCTTCGACTACGCACGCCACTTCCTCTCGTGCTGCAGCCGCATGCTCGGCCTCGAGTATCAGTCCAAGCGGGGCTACATCGGCCTAGACTACTTCGGCCGCACCGTCGGCATCAAGATCATGCCCGTCGGCGTCCACATGGGCCAGCTGCAGTCCGTGCTCCGCCTGCCCGATAAGGAGCAGCGGGTCGAGGAGCTCCGGCGGCAGTTCGAGGGCAAGACCGTGCTTCTGGGGGTCGACGACATGGATGTCTTCAAGGGGATTAATCTGAAGTTGCTCGCATTCGAGCATATGCTGAAGTTGCACCCCGAGTGGCAAGGGCGGGCGGTCCTGGTCCAGATCGCCAACCCCGCACGCGGCCGAGGGAAGGACGTCGAGAGCATACAGGAGGAGATAGTGCAGAGCTGCGAGAGGATTAACAAGGCTTTCGGGAATAAGGGGTACAGTCCGGTTGTGTTCATCGACCGCCCTGTTCCCCTCGTCGAGAGGATCGCGTTCTACACCATTGCCGAGTGCGTGGTGGTCACGGCGGTCAGGGATGGCATGAACCTCACTCCCTACGAGTACATTGTCTGCAGACAGGGCATCTCTGGTGCTGATTCGGGTTCCATGGCAGAGTGCCCAAGGAAGAGCATGCTGGTGGTCTCCGAGTTCATCGGTTGCTCCCCGTCGCTGAGCGGTGCCATTCGCGTCAACCCGTGGAACTTCGAGACCACGGGCGAGGCGATGAACGAGGCCATCGCGGTCTCCGACTCGGAGAAGCAGCTGCGGCACGATAAGCACTACAAGTATGTCAGCACCCACGACGTCAGCTTCTGGTCCAAGAGCTTTCTGCATGATTTGGAGAGGACCTGCAAGGATCACTTCAGGAGGAGATGCTGGGGGATCGGTCTGGGGTTTGGATTCAGGGTGGTGGCTCTCGATCCCAATTTCAGGAAGCTCAGCGTGGATGGCATCGTGTCCGCCTACGACAAGGCAAGGAGTAGGGCAATATTTGTGGACTACGACGGCACGTTGGTTCCCCAGACATCCATCAACAAGCAACCCAGCGCCGAGATTATAAGGATCATCAATGCACTCTGTGCCGATAAAAAGAACGTAATCTTCGTTGTCAGCGGAAGAGGGCGGGACAGCTTAGGCAAATGGTTCTCTCGGTGCAAAAAGCTTGGGATTGCAGCTGAGCATGGCTTCTTCATGAg ATGGACCAGAGACAACGAATGGGAAGCCTGTAGCCAGAGCACAGACTTCGGGTGGATGCAAATGGCCGAGCCAGTGATGAAACTATACACGGAAGCCACGGATGGATCATATATGGAGACCAAGGAAAGTGCTTTGGTGTGGCACCATCAATACGCTGACCCTGGCTTCGGATCTGCTCAGGCTAAGGAAATGCTCGACCATCTCGAGAGTGTGTTGGCAAACGAACCAGTCTTGGTGAAGAGTGGTCAGTTCATCGTCGAAGTGAAACCTCAG GGAGTCAGTAAAGGCTTGGTGGCAGAGAAGATCTTGTCGTCGATGATGGAGGACGGGAGACAAGCGGACTTTGTGTTGTGCATCGGGGATGACAGGTCGGACGAGGACATGTTCGAAGGCATTGCCGGCATCATGACGAGGAACCTGGTCGCCCCCCACACATCGTTGTTTGCTTGCACGGTGGGGCAGAAGCCAAGCAAGGCCAAGTACTATCTGGATGACACCACCGACGTGGTAAGCATGCTCGGAGCACTCGCTGAATCCTCTGAAACAACCTCCTTCCCCGAGGAGATCCCCGGACCACCACCCACGCTCGCCGAGAACAGAACCGAAACATCACAATGA
- the LOC135617899 gene encoding receptor like protein 29-like, which produces MRTPPTHPISRIKPTRHSFLSSSSHRLWSYIILTRRLLHGNPSRHTGSKTFAPSPLELPTSPATTMSPLPLLSLLPLLPFFPPCTSASAAVQGNNRSASDPVLQSMTMDPLERDTLFIVMETMSSDRDWRSSNPDPCVPGSSWPGIECKAGSDNLLHVTRLDFGAVPNPACRRNATFPSEVFRLPCLQSIFFFDCFKGAETNLSLPPPADDKAAAYASLLQLSLKSNPSLVGAIPSHISSLTSLQVLTLSQNQLSGAIPASISELTSLIHLDLSYNTLTGSIPSHIGRLKGLIGLDMSYNYLSGTIPPSIGQLGLLQKLDLSSNSLVGSIPENLGSLSFLVFLALSDNKLSGDFPRGIDKLQDLQYFIMDDNPMFVTLPSQLGLLASLQELRLANSGYTGSIPGSFAWLTNLTTLSLEKNRLTGGIPAGLSALGKLYHLNLSRNLLSGIVPFGVGFLDRLGNNLDLRGNSGLCYNGSESLRTIDAGVVACGDNMDNSSSMPKPLDDSAGAPFLLCVFYYRLMCLLVFWMW; this is translated from the coding sequence ATGCGGACCCCACCAACCCATCCTATCAGTCGCATCAAACCCACACGACACAGCTTTTTATCTTCTTCCTCTCACCGGCTATGGAGTTATATCATTCTCACCCGTCGCCTGCTCCATGGGAATCCATCCCGGCACACTGGGTCAAAGACCTTTGCTCCATCCCCACTTGAGCTTCCCACTTCTCCAGCTACGACAATGTCGCCCCTTCCTCTGCTGTCCCTGCTCCCGCTTCTGCCCTTCTTTCCTCCATGCACCTCTGCGTCCGCCGCCGTGCAGGGGAACAACCGGAGCGCCAGTGACCCGGTGCTGCAGTCCATGACCATGGACCCGCTCGAGAGGGACACCCTGTTCATCGTGATGGAGACCATGTCCTCTGATAGGGACTGGAGGTCCTCCAACCCTGACCCGTGCGTGCCAGGCTCCTCATGGCCCGGGATTGAATGCAAGGCAGGCTCGGACAACCTGCTCCATGTCACAAGGCTGGACTTCGGTGCTGTGCCGAACCCAGCCTGCAGGAGGAATGCCACCTTCCCCTCTGAGGTCTTTCGTCTTCCTTGCCTCCAATCCATCTTCTTCTTCGACTGCTTCAAGGGTGCCGAGACCAACCTCTCCCTTCCACCCCCCGCTGATGACAAAGCGGCCGCATATGCTTCTCTGCTACAGCTGAGTCTGAAATCAAACCCATCCCTCGTCGGTGCTATTCCATCCCACATCTCCTCTCTCACATCCCTTCAAGTCCTCACACTCTCACAGAACCAACTCAGCGGTGCAATTCCTGCCAGCATCTCCGAGCTAACCTCCCTCATCCATCTCGATCTCAGCTACAACACCCTCACAGGCAGCATTCCAAGCCACATAGGCAGACTGAAGGGCCTGATAGGACTTGACATGAGCTATAATTACCTAAGTGGAACCATCCCGCCGTCCATCGGACAGTTAGGCCTTCTTCAGAAGCTTGATCTGAGCTCCAATTCACTTGTCGGAAGCATTCCTGAGAACCTAGGGAGCCTCAGCTTCCTTGTTTTCTTGGCTCTCAGCGACAACAAGCTCAGTGGAGATTTCCCACGAGGCATAGACAAGCTCCAAGACCTCCAGTACTTCATAATGGACGACAACCCAATGTTCGTGACCCTGCCATCGCAGCTCGGCCTGCTAGCTTCGCTTCAAGAGCTTCGTCTCGCCAATTCAGGTTACACAGGTTCCATACCAGGGAGCTTCGCTTGGCTAACTAATCTCACCACTCTCTCCCTCGAGAAGAACAGGCTCACAGGTGGGATTCCTGCTGGTTTGAGTGCCCTCGGGAAGTTGTACCACCTCAACTTGAGTAGGAATCTATTGAGCGGAATCGTTCCCTTCGGTGTCGGCTTTCTCGATAGGCTTGGAAATAACCTGGACTTGAGGGGGAACTCAGGCCTTTGCTACAATGGGTCCGAGAGCCTTAGGACCATTGATGCCGGTGTCGTTGCATGTGGAGATAACATGGATAACTCTTCTTCCATGCCGAAGCCATTGGACGACTCAGCTGGAGCTCCATTTCTGCTCTGCGTCTTCTACTATCGACTTATGTGTCTTTTAGTTTTCTGGATGTGGTGA